The Cyprinus carpio isolate SPL01 chromosome B17, ASM1834038v1, whole genome shotgun sequence genome has a window encoding:
- the LOC109076472 gene encoding pro-opiomelanocortin-1: MVRGERMLCPAWLLALAVLCAAASEVRAQCMEDARCRDLTTDENILDCIQLCRSDLTDETPVYPGESHLQPPSELEQTEVLVPLSPAALAPAEQMDPESSPQHEHKRSYSMEHFRWGKPVGRKRRPIKVYTNGVEEESTETLPAEMRRELATNEIDYPQEEGALNQQDKKDGSYKMNHFRWSGPPASKRYGGFMKSWDERSQKPLLTLFKNVINKEHQKKDK; encoded by the exons ATGGTGAGGGGAGAGAGGATGCTGTGTCCTGCTTGGCTCTTGGCTCTGGCTGTTCTGTGTGCGGCTGCATCTGAAGTCAGAGCTCAGTGTATGGAGGACGCCCGCTGCAGAGACCTCACCACTGATGAGAACATCTTG GACTGCATACAGCTATGCAGGTCTGATCTGACAGATGAAACCCCCGTCTACCCTGGAGAAAGCCATTTGCAGCCTCCCTCTGAGCTGGAGCAAACCGAGGTCCTCGTGCCCCTGTCCCCAGCGGCCCTCGCTCCTGCTGAGCAAATGGACCCCGAGTCCAGCCCTCAGCACGAGCACAAGCGCTCCTACTCCATGGAGCATTTCCGCTGGGGAAAGCCAGTGGGTCGCAAGCGCAGGCCTATCAAGGTGTACACCAACGGCGTGGAGGAGGAATCCACCGAGACTCTCCCAGCTGAGATGAGGCGCGAGCTGGCTACAAACGAGATTGATTATCCTCAAGAGGAGGGCGCTTTAAACCAGCAGGATAAGAAGGATGGCTCCTACAAAATGAACCATTTCCGCTGGAGCGGCCCGCCTGCTAGCAAGCGCTATGGAGGCTTCATGAAGTCCTGGGACGAGCGCAGTCAGAAACCCCTTCTCACGCTCTTCAAAAACGTCATAAACAAAGAGCACCAGAAGAAGGACAAGTGA
- the LOC109076470 gene encoding protein EFR3 homolog B-like isoform X2, translated as MYGVCGCCGALRPRYKRLVDNIFPEDPEDGLVKANMEKLTFYALSAPEKLDRIGAYLSERLSRDVARHRYGYVCIAMEALDQLLMACHCQSINLFVESFLTMVRKLLEADKPNLQILGTNSFVKFANIEEDTASYHRSYDFFVSCFSEMCHSSYEDPDIRTKIRMAGIRGLQGVVRKTVNDELQANIWDPQHMDKIVPSLLFNLQQEEGIERSPSPETEKESPVELTERCFRELLGRAAYDNIKNAVKPVLMHLDNHSLWESKTFSVRCFKIIMYSIQSQHSHLVIQQLLGHLDANSKNSARVRAGIVEVISEAAVIEASGSIGPTVLEVFNTLLKQLRLSVDYELTGSYDSFANLGSKVIKVHEERQLQEAVIKTIGSFANTLPTYQRSEVMLFIIGKIPVPGMYPSLGSANTGVEGSRMIQIMLLKSLLQVTAGFQSTNILTALPTSFLDPLLSFTLMEDAEIRLLVLDILISIIDRHDNRHKFSPVRIISDISILKLKVDKCSRQDNLFMKKHSQRLYRHIYLACKEESSVQRHFESLYTLLGLICVELANEEVVVDLIRLALALQDLALTEEALPVYNRCAIHALSAAYLNLISQLTTVPTFCQHVHEVIESRKKLVPFLLPEDVLVESSKIPEKLEKVEGEVLFVQAKIAEMLGGSGYNTERLATSYIPQITDEDRLSKRKSIGDTVSLQLEMESRNSPEKEQRSTAEQITFETLKQAIGDSVNVEELERERRRQVVERFQTAPFEEIAAHCGARASLLQSKLNQVFEITIRPPPSPSGSVGNGHGRTRSVPVYEMKFPDLCVY; from the exons ATGTACG GTGTTTGTGGATGCTGTGGGGCCCTGAGACCCCGTTATAAGAGGCTGGTGGATAACATCTTTCCTGAGGACCCTGAG GATGGTTTGGTGAAGGCTAACATGGAGAAGCTTACTTTTTACGCCTTGTCTGCTCCGGAGAAACTAGACCGTATCGGTGCCTACCTGTCAGAGAGACTATCCAGAGACGTCGCCCGACATAGATATGG GTATGTTTGTATTGCGATGGAGGCATTGGACCAGCTGCTGATGGCCTGTCACTGTCAGAGTATAAACCTTTTTGTGGAAAGTTTCCTTACTATGGTGCGCAAGCTGCTGGAAGCAGACAAACCCAATTTACAGATCTTGGGCACTAACTCA TTTGTGAAGTTTGCAAACATAGAGGAGGACACGGCATCATACCATCGTAGCTACGATTTCTTTGTGTCGTGCTTCAGTGAGATGTGCCATTCCAGTTATGAGGATCCAGATATTCGCACAA AGATTCGTATGGCAGGGATCAGGGGTCTTCAGGGGGTGGTGAGGAAAACTGTCAATGATGAACTGCAGGCAAATATTTGGGACCCTCAACACATGGACAAAATCGTGCCATCTCTCTTGTTCAACCTCCAACAGGAAGAAGGCATAGAGAG GTCTCCTTCCCCAGAGACAGAGAAGGAGAGTCCAGTGGAACTGACAGAGAGATGCTTTCGAGAGCTGCTTGGACGAGCGGCCTACGACAACATCAAGAACGCTGTGAAACCTGTGCTCAT GCACCTTGATAATCATTCACTCTGGGAGAGCAAAACATTTTCAGTGCGCTGTTTCAAAATCATTATGTACTCCATTCAG TCCCAACATTCACATCTGGTGATTCAGCAGCTGTTGGGCCATTTGGATGCCAACAGTAAGAATTCAGCCCGAGTGCGTGCTGGGATAGTGGAGGTGATCTCAGAGGCAGCTGTCATAGAGGCCAGTGGATCCATAG GGCCCACAGTACTGGAAGTGTTTAATACTCTACTGAAGCAGCTCAGACTCAGTGTGGACTATGAGCTCACAGGATCCTACGACTCTTTTGCAAACCTGGGCTCCAAGGTCATTAAAGTACACGAGGAGAGACAACTCCAAGAAGCTGTCATCAAAACTATTG GCTCATTTGCAAACACACTGCCCACCTACCAACGGTCAGAAGTCATGCTGTTCATCATTGGTAAAATTCCTGTGCCAGGCATGTATCCATCTCTGGGGTCGGCCAACACCGG GGTTGAGGGCAGTAGGATGATCCAGATTATGCTGCTGAAGTCTCTGCTGCAG GTAACAGCAGGATTCCAGTCGACAAACATTTTGACGGCACTTCCCACCTCATTCCTGGACCCGCTCTTGTCCTTCACTCTGATGGAGGACGCAGAGATCCGTCTACTTGTTCTTGACATCCTCATCAGCATCATTGATCGCCATGACAACCGGCACAAATTCTCCCCTGTCAG AATTATCTCAGATATCTCAATACTGAAGTTGAAAGTAGACAAGTGCTCAAGGCAGGATAACCTGTTCATGAAGAAACACAGCCAGAGGCTGTACCGCCACATTTACCTGGCCTGCAAAGAGGAGAGCAGCGTCCAGCGGCACTTTGAGTCTCTGTATACGCTGCTGGGGTTGATCTGTGTGGAGCTGGCCAATGAGGAGGTGGTGGTGGACCTGATCCGACTGGCTTTGGCATTACAG GACCTGGCCTTGACTGAAGAGGCTCTTCCTGTATACAACCGCTGTGCCATCCACGCTCTGTCAGCTGCGTACCTGAACCTCATCAGTCAGCTGACCACTGTGCCCACCTTCTGCCAACACGTCCATGAG GTGATTGAATCAAGAAAGAAACTTGTCCCTTTCCTGCTGCCAGAGGATGTTCTTGTTGAGAGCTCAAA GATCCCAGAGAAGCTGGAGAAGGTGGAGGGAGAGGTGCTGTTTGTGCAGGCTAAGATAGCAGAGATGCTGGGTGGCAGCGGATACAACACAGAGAGACTGGCCACTTCATACATCCCACAGATCACAG ATGAAGACAGACTGTCTAAGAGGAAGAGTATTGGAGATACCGTCTCCCTGCAGTTAGAGATGGAGTCTAGAAACAGTCCAGAAAAAGAGCAG AGATCCACAGCAGAGCAGATAACGTTTGAAACTCTTAAACAAGCCATTG gaGACAGCGTGAATGTGGAGGAGCTGGAGAGAGAGCGCAGAAGGCAGGTGGTCGAGAGGTTTCAGACCGCCCCGTTTGAGGAGATAGCAGCCCACTGTGGGGCCAGA GCTTCCCTGTTGCAGAGTAAACTCAACCAAGTCTTCGAAATCACAATCAG GCCTCCACCGAGTCCGTCTGGCTCTGTCGGGAATGGTCACGGCCGGACCCGCTCCGTACCAGTCTATGAAATGAAGTTTCCAGACCTCTGTGTATATTGA
- the LOC109076470 gene encoding protein EFR3 homolog B-like isoform X1 has translation MPLPCFPNFSGLPDLPNPRRLLLDYCTLLDHQVGGGVCGCCGALRPRYKRLVDNIFPEDPEDGLVKANMEKLTFYALSAPEKLDRIGAYLSERLSRDVARHRYGYVCIAMEALDQLLMACHCQSINLFVESFLTMVRKLLEADKPNLQILGTNSFVKFANIEEDTASYHRSYDFFVSCFSEMCHSSYEDPDIRTKIRMAGIRGLQGVVRKTVNDELQANIWDPQHMDKIVPSLLFNLQQEEGIERSPSPETEKESPVELTERCFRELLGRAAYDNIKNAVKPVLMHLDNHSLWESKTFSVRCFKIIMYSIQSQHSHLVIQQLLGHLDANSKNSARVRAGIVEVISEAAVIEASGSIGPTVLEVFNTLLKQLRLSVDYELTGSYDSFANLGSKVIKVHEERQLQEAVIKTIGSFANTLPTYQRSEVMLFIIGKIPVPGMYPSLGSANTGVEGSRMIQIMLLKSLLQVTAGFQSTNILTALPTSFLDPLLSFTLMEDAEIRLLVLDILISIIDRHDNRHKFSPVRIISDISILKLKVDKCSRQDNLFMKKHSQRLYRHIYLACKEESSVQRHFESLYTLLGLICVELANEEVVVDLIRLALALQDLALTEEALPVYNRCAIHALSAAYLNLISQLTTVPTFCQHVHEVIESRKKLVPFLLPEDVLVESSKIPEKLEKVEGEVLFVQAKIAEMLGGSGYNTERLATSYIPQITDEDRLSKRKSIGDTVSLQLEMESRNSPEKEQRSTAEQITFETLKQAIGDSVNVEELERERRRQVVERFQTAPFEEIAAHCGARASLLQSKLNQVFEITIRPPPSPSGSVGNGHGRTRSVPVYEMKFPDLCVY, from the exons ATGCCACTTCCATGTTTTCCGAATTTTTCAGGTCTCCCAGATTTGCCAAATCCAAGACGACTACTCTTGGATTACTGTACTCTGCTGGACCATCAGGTTGGAGGTG GTGTTTGTGGATGCTGTGGGGCCCTGAGACCCCGTTATAAGAGGCTGGTGGATAACATCTTTCCTGAGGACCCTGAG GATGGTTTGGTGAAGGCTAACATGGAGAAGCTTACTTTTTACGCCTTGTCTGCTCCGGAGAAACTAGACCGTATCGGTGCCTACCTGTCAGAGAGACTATCCAGAGACGTCGCCCGACATAGATATGG GTATGTTTGTATTGCGATGGAGGCATTGGACCAGCTGCTGATGGCCTGTCACTGTCAGAGTATAAACCTTTTTGTGGAAAGTTTCCTTACTATGGTGCGCAAGCTGCTGGAAGCAGACAAACCCAATTTACAGATCTTGGGCACTAACTCA TTTGTGAAGTTTGCAAACATAGAGGAGGACACGGCATCATACCATCGTAGCTACGATTTCTTTGTGTCGTGCTTCAGTGAGATGTGCCATTCCAGTTATGAGGATCCAGATATTCGCACAAAG ATTCGTATGGCAGGGATCAGGGGTCTTCAGGGGGTGGTGAGGAAAACTGTCAATGATGAACTGCAGGCAAATATTTGGGACCCTCAACACATGGACAAAATCGTGCCATCTCTCTTGTTCAACCTCCAACAGGAAGAAGGCATAGAGAG GTCTCCTTCCCCAGAGACAGAGAAGGAGAGTCCAGTGGAACTGACAGAGAGATGCTTTCGAGAGCTGCTTGGACGAGCGGCCTACGACAACATCAAGAACGCTGTGAAACCTGTGCTCAT GCACCTTGATAATCATTCACTCTGGGAGAGCAAAACATTTTCAGTGCGCTGTTTCAAAATCATTATGTACTCCATTCAG TCCCAACATTCACATCTGGTGATTCAGCAGCTGTTGGGCCATTTGGATGCCAACAGTAAGAATTCAGCCCGAGTGCGTGCTGGGATAGTGGAGGTGATCTCAGAGGCAGCTGTCATAGAGGCCAGTGGATCCATAG GGCCCACAGTACTGGAAGTGTTTAATACTCTACTGAAGCAGCTCAGACTCAGTGTGGACTATGAGCTCACAGGATCCTACGACTCTTTTGCAAACCTGGGCTCCAAGGTCATTAAAGTACACGAGGAGAGACAACTCCAAGAAGCTGTCATCAAAACTATTG GCTCATTTGCAAACACACTGCCCACCTACCAACGGTCAGAAGTCATGCTGTTCATCATTGGTAAAATTCCTGTGCCAGGCATGTATCCATCTCTGGGGTCGGCCAACACCGG GGTTGAGGGCAGTAGGATGATCCAGATTATGCTGCTGAAGTCTCTGCTGCAG GTAACAGCAGGATTCCAGTCGACAAACATTTTGACGGCACTTCCCACCTCATTCCTGGACCCGCTCTTGTCCTTCACTCTGATGGAGGACGCAGAGATCCGTCTACTTGTTCTTGACATCCTCATCAGCATCATTGATCGCCATGACAACCGGCACAAATTCTCCCCTGTCAG AATTATCTCAGATATCTCAATACTGAAGTTGAAAGTAGACAAGTGCTCAAGGCAGGATAACCTGTTCATGAAGAAACACAGCCAGAGGCTGTACCGCCACATTTACCTGGCCTGCAAAGAGGAGAGCAGCGTCCAGCGGCACTTTGAGTCTCTGTATACGCTGCTGGGGTTGATCTGTGTGGAGCTGGCCAATGAGGAGGTGGTGGTGGACCTGATCCGACTGGCTTTGGCATTACAG GACCTGGCCTTGACTGAAGAGGCTCTTCCTGTATACAACCGCTGTGCCATCCACGCTCTGTCAGCTGCGTACCTGAACCTCATCAGTCAGCTGACCACTGTGCCCACCTTCTGCCAACACGTCCATGAG GTGATTGAATCAAGAAAGAAACTTGTCCCTTTCCTGCTGCCAGAGGATGTTCTTGTTGAGAGCTCAAA GATCCCAGAGAAGCTGGAGAAGGTGGAGGGAGAGGTGCTGTTTGTGCAGGCTAAGATAGCAGAGATGCTGGGTGGCAGCGGATACAACACAGAGAGACTGGCCACTTCATACATCCCACAGATCACAG ATGAAGACAGACTGTCTAAGAGGAAGAGTATTGGAGATACCGTCTCCCTGCAGTTAGAGATGGAGTCTAGAAACAGTCCAGAAAAAGAGCAG AGATCCACAGCAGAGCAGATAACGTTTGAAACTCTTAAACAAGCCATTG gaGACAGCGTGAATGTGGAGGAGCTGGAGAGAGAGCGCAGAAGGCAGGTGGTCGAGAGGTTTCAGACCGCCCCGTTTGAGGAGATAGCAGCCCACTGTGGGGCCAGA GCTTCCCTGTTGCAGAGTAAACTCAACCAAGTCTTCGAAATCACAATCAG GCCTCCACCGAGTCCGTCTGGCTCTGTCGGGAATGGTCACGGCCGGACCCGCTCCGTACCAGTCTATGAAATGAAGTTTCCAGACCTCTGTGTATATTGA